One stretch of Zootoca vivipara chromosome 8, rZooViv1.1, whole genome shotgun sequence DNA includes these proteins:
- the ZNF706 gene encoding zinc finger protein 706 produces MARGQQKIQSQQKNAKKQAGAKKKQGHDQKAAAKAALIYTCTVCRTQMPDPKTFKQHFESKHPKTPLPPELADVEA; encoded by the exons ATGGCTCGTGGACAACAGAAGATCCAGTCACAGCAGAAGAATGCCAAAAAGCAAGCTGGGGCAAAGAAGAAACAAGGCCATGATCAGAAGGCTGCAGCTAAAGCTGCTCTAATATACACCTGCACCGTCTGTAGG ACACAGATGCCAGATCCTAAGACCTTCAAACAGCACTTTGAGAGCAAGCATCCGAAGACTCCGCTCCCTCCAGAACTCGCAGATGTTGAGGCAT